A single region of the Sphingobium sp. TKS genome encodes:
- the ppsA gene encoding phosphoenolpyruvate synthase, whose amino-acid sequence MSKPMILWFEDIGIADVPAVGGKNASLGEMTAALAQKGVKVPSGFATTADAYRAFVHDNELAPRITEHLSAFHSGGCTLQEAGQAIRSLFLEAEMPSHIAEEIVSAYAELGRRTGTERPAVAVRSSATAEDLPDASFAGQQETFLNVRGRAALLAACRRCFASLFTDRAISYRDAKGFDHLEVALSIGIQQMVRSDLCGSGVMFSIDTETGFPNAIVISAAWGLGETVVQGSVNPDRYVVFKPLLAQPGTEPIIDKELGGKAFRMVYGEGGSHRTRIVETTEQERQSFVLDNSDIVQLARWAVAIEDHYQRPMDMEWAKDGETGELYIVQARPETVQAQASTSTFRHYRLKEKGDPLLTGAAVGTAIAAGKACVIRTAADIAQFRDGSILITETTDPDWVPVMKRAAGIVTNHGGTTSHAAIVSRELGVPAIVGTGNATEIIAENSEITISCANGDVGTIYASILDFSVTDVDIGSLPATRTDIMVNIANPAAAFQWWRLPARGVGLARMEFIINAHIKVHPMALVHPDRVSAEAQRQIRDLTKGYSDPSEFFVDVLARGIAKLASPYYPHPAIVRLSDFKTNEYAHLVGGDAFEPDEENPMLGFRGASRYYDERYREGFALECRALKRVREELGFSNVIVMVPFCRTPAEADRVLEAMAENGLRRGENGLQIYMMCEIPSNVILAEQFATRFDGFSIGSNDLTQLVLGVDRDSGILANLFDERDEAVTRMISEAIRNAHAAGIKIGICGQGPSNHPDFAAFLVSEGIDSMSLNPDSFVRTIKAVAEAEGQSG is encoded by the coding sequence ATGTCCAAGCCGATGATTTTGTGGTTCGAAGACATCGGTATCGCTGATGTGCCGGCCGTAGGCGGCAAGAACGCGTCTTTAGGCGAGATGACCGCGGCCCTCGCTCAGAAGGGCGTGAAGGTGCCCTCTGGCTTTGCCACCACTGCGGACGCTTACAGGGCGTTCGTTCACGACAATGAGCTTGCACCCCGCATTACGGAACATCTCTCCGCCTTCCACTCCGGCGGATGCACCCTTCAGGAAGCGGGGCAGGCTATAAGGAGTCTGTTTCTGGAAGCGGAAATGCCCTCCCATATCGCCGAGGAGATTGTGTCCGCTTATGCGGAACTTGGCCGGCGTACCGGCACAGAGCGTCCCGCCGTTGCCGTGCGCAGCAGCGCGACCGCCGAAGATCTGCCGGATGCGAGCTTCGCGGGCCAGCAGGAAACCTTCCTCAATGTCCGGGGCCGGGCCGCACTTCTGGCGGCCTGTCGTCGATGCTTCGCCTCGCTGTTCACCGATCGCGCGATCAGTTACCGCGATGCGAAAGGCTTCGATCATCTCGAGGTTGCGCTGTCGATCGGCATTCAGCAGATGGTCCGTTCGGACCTGTGCGGATCGGGCGTCATGTTCTCGATCGATACCGAAACCGGCTTTCCAAATGCTATCGTCATCAGCGCCGCCTGGGGGCTGGGTGAGACCGTCGTCCAGGGGAGCGTAAACCCGGACAGATATGTCGTATTCAAACCGCTTCTCGCGCAGCCGGGGACCGAACCGATCATCGACAAGGAGTTGGGCGGCAAGGCGTTCCGCATGGTCTATGGGGAAGGCGGAAGCCACCGTACGAGGATCGTCGAGACAACCGAGCAGGAGCGTCAGAGCTTCGTTCTCGATAACAGCGATATCGTCCAGCTCGCCCGGTGGGCCGTGGCGATCGAGGACCATTACCAGCGTCCCATGGACATGGAATGGGCGAAGGACGGCGAGACTGGTGAACTCTACATCGTCCAGGCACGCCCCGAAACGGTTCAGGCCCAGGCCAGCACCTCGACATTCCGGCATTACCGCCTCAAGGAGAAAGGCGACCCGCTATTGACGGGCGCGGCGGTGGGAACAGCCATCGCTGCTGGCAAGGCTTGTGTCATCCGGACCGCCGCCGACATCGCCCAGTTCCGGGACGGGTCTATTCTCATCACTGAGACGACCGACCCCGATTGGGTTCCGGTCATGAAACGCGCGGCGGGGATCGTGACCAATCATGGCGGCACCACCAGCCACGCCGCCATCGTCAGCCGCGAACTCGGTGTTCCCGCAATCGTCGGCACCGGAAACGCGACCGAGATCATTGCCGAGAACAGCGAGATCACGATCAGCTGCGCTAACGGTGACGTCGGAACAATCTACGCCAGCATACTCGATTTTTCCGTGACGGACGTGGATATCGGCTCCCTGCCGGCCACCCGGACGGACATCATGGTCAATATCGCGAACCCGGCGGCGGCATTCCAGTGGTGGCGGCTTCCTGCCCGAGGGGTCGGCCTTGCGCGCATGGAGTTCATCATCAACGCGCATATCAAGGTGCATCCGATGGCACTGGTTCACCCGGATCGCGTGAGCGCTGAAGCTCAGCGGCAAATACGCGATCTGACCAAGGGGTATTCCGACCCATCGGAGTTTTTTGTCGATGTCCTCGCGCGCGGCATCGCGAAGCTTGCAAGTCCCTATTACCCGCACCCCGCCATCGTGCGCCTGAGCGATTTCAAAACGAACGAATATGCGCACCTTGTGGGCGGCGACGCCTTCGAGCCGGATGAGGAGAATCCGATGCTCGGCTTCCGCGGCGCCTCGCGCTATTACGATGAACGGTATCGCGAAGGCTTCGCTCTCGAATGCCGCGCGCTCAAGCGGGTCCGGGAGGAACTGGGCTTCTCGAACGTCATCGTCATGGTCCCCTTCTGCCGCACGCCGGCCGAGGCGGATCGCGTGCTCGAAGCGATGGCCGAGAACGGTTTGCGCCGCGGGGAGAATGGGCTGCAAATCTACATGATGTGCGAGATACCCTCGAACGTCATTCTCGCCGAGCAGTTCGCTACGCGCTTCGACGGATTTTCCATCGGCTCCAACGACCTCACCCAGCTTGTGTTGGGTGTCGACCGCGATTCCGGGATTCTGGCCAATCTCTTCGATGAAAGAGACGAAGCCGTCACCCGCATGATCTCGGAAGCCATTCGCAACGCGCACGCGGCGGGCATCAAGATCGGCATATGCGGCCAGGGGCCGAGCAACCATCCGGACTTTGCGGCGTTCCTGGTTTCGGAGGGTATCGATTCCATGTCGCTCAATCCCGACAGCTTCGTGCGAACGATCAAGGCCGTCGCGGAGGCGGAGGGACAGTCGGGCTGA
- the istA gene encoding IS21 family transposase, with the protein MFAVESYAAVRRFVFIEGHSQREAARVFGLSRETVGKMCRFSLPPGYTRTKPVEKPKLGPLLPVIDAILAADGTAPVKQRHTAKRIFERLRDEHGFAGGYTVVKDYVRISRARGRETFVPLAHPPGHAQVDFGEAVGVIGGVRQKIHFFCIDLPQSDACFVKAFPRETTEAFLDGHVSAFAFFGGVPLSILYDNTKIAVAKICGDGKRERTRAFTELVSHYLFRDRFGRPGKGNDKGKVEGLVKFARRCFMTPVPDAASFDAFNAELEHRCRARQAERAGRHTATIGERLVADLAALRPLPAVPLEPCEKRAARVSSTALVRYRTNDYSVPTAYGFQDVVVKGFVDEVVILCGGQEIARHPRCYAEGAFIAEPLHYLALIETKPGALDQAAALQGWRLPEVFQHLRHLLEARMGNRGKREFIQVLRLLEALPLDIVTAAVTQAIQIGAPGFDAVKLIALARIERRPARLDLAAYPHLPRTAVKTTSAADYAVLAA; encoded by the coding sequence ATGTTTGCCGTGGAGAGCTACGCCGCTGTTCGGCGCTTTGTGTTTATCGAGGGTCACAGCCAGCGCGAGGCGGCGCGGGTCTTCGGGCTGAGCCGGGAGACGGTGGGGAAGATGTGCCGGTTCTCGCTACCGCCGGGCTACACGCGGACCAAGCCCGTGGAGAAGCCGAAGCTGGGTCCTCTGCTACCGGTGATCGACGCGATCCTGGCGGCGGATGGGACCGCGCCGGTGAAGCAGCGGCATACCGCCAAGCGGATCTTCGAGCGGCTCCGCGACGAGCATGGCTTTGCAGGCGGCTACACGGTGGTGAAGGATTATGTCCGGATCAGCCGAGCCCGCGGGCGCGAGACGTTCGTGCCACTGGCCCACCCACCGGGCCATGCGCAGGTCGATTTTGGCGAAGCGGTCGGGGTGATCGGCGGGGTGCGGCAGAAGATCCACTTCTTCTGTATCGACCTGCCGCAGTCGGACGCCTGCTTCGTGAAGGCGTTCCCGCGCGAGACCACCGAGGCATTCCTCGACGGGCACGTGTCGGCGTTCGCCTTCTTCGGCGGAGTGCCGCTATCGATCCTGTACGACAACACCAAGATCGCGGTGGCGAAGATCTGCGGCGACGGGAAGCGCGAGCGGACGCGGGCCTTCACCGAACTGGTCAGCCATTACCTGTTCCGAGACCGCTTCGGCCGTCCGGGCAAGGGCAACGACAAAGGCAAGGTCGAGGGACTGGTGAAGTTTGCCCGGCGCTGCTTCATGACGCCGGTCCCTGACGCGGCGAGCTTCGATGCCTTCAACGCCGAACTGGAGCATCGCTGCCGCGCGCGCCAGGCCGAGCGTGCCGGCCGGCACACCGCGACCATCGGTGAGCGCCTGGTGGCCGATCTGGCAGCGCTGCGCCCATTGCCGGCGGTGCCGCTGGAACCGTGCGAGAAGCGGGCAGCGCGTGTCTCCTCGACGGCGCTGGTGCGCTACCGGACCAACGACTACTCGGTGCCGACGGCCTATGGGTTCCAGGACGTCGTGGTGAAGGGCTTCGTCGATGAGGTCGTGATCCTGTGCGGTGGGCAGGAGATCGCCCGGCATCCCCGCTGCTACGCCGAAGGTGCGTTCATCGCCGAGCCGCTCCACTATCTCGCCCTCATCGAGACCAAGCCGGGGGCGCTCGACCAGGCGGCTGCGTTGCAGGGCTGGCGCCTGCCTGAGGTGTTCCAGCATCTGCGGCATCTGTTGGAGGCCAGGATGGGCAATCGCGGCAAGCGCGAGTTCATCCAGGTCCTGCGGCTGCTGGAGGCCTTGCCGCTCGATATCGTCACCGCTGCGGTGACCCAGGCGATCCAGATCGGCGCGCCCGGCTTCGACGCAGTCAAGCTGATCGCGCTGGCGCGCATCGAGCGGCGGCCCGCCCGGCTCGATCTGGCGGCCTATCCGCATCTGCCCAGAACCGCGGTGAAGACGACGTCGGCGGCCGACTATGCGGTGCTGGCGGCATGA
- a CDS encoding IS701 family transposase, with translation MEEDWRRDLEQWLEPYLQALANKTRRRMCPAYIAGLIGPGDRKSIQPMAARIDALSYDRLHHFVGAGIWDSAPLEATLWRQADELVGGDKAWLIIDDTALPKKGKASVGVAPQYATVLGKNANCQTLVSVTLASGEVPVMLGLRLFLPESWTSDTARMAKAAVPEAFRAYRTKPDIAIEEIDRIIAAGVRFGCVLADAGYGLSAPFRQALSARGLCWAVGIPRHQKVYPSDVQLIFPVAGRGRPRVRHVPDVKSLAAHTMLEEAKWRKISWRRGTKGRLSARFAVMRVRIADGAPQRIGAAGAQHMPGEEAWLVGEHRSSGERKYYLSNLPADTPAKDVAGAIKARWVCEQAHQQLKEELGLDHFEGRSWTGLHRHALMTMIAYAFLQTRRLAQTGRKKKSLRSAPSAEPTGCTPSYP, from the coding sequence ATGGAAGAGGATTGGCGGCGGGACCTCGAACAGTGGCTTGAGCCGTATTTGCAGGCTCTGGCCAACAAGACGCGGCGGCGGATGTGTCCGGCTTATATCGCCGGATTGATAGGCCCGGGCGATCGCAAGAGTATCCAGCCGATGGCAGCACGCATCGACGCGCTCAGCTATGACCGGCTACACCATTTCGTCGGAGCAGGGATCTGGGACAGCGCGCCGCTGGAGGCGACGTTGTGGCGACAGGCTGATGAGCTGGTCGGCGGCGACAAGGCCTGGCTTATCATCGACGACACAGCGCTACCCAAGAAGGGCAAGGCCTCGGTCGGTGTCGCGCCGCAATACGCCACGGTGTTGGGCAAGAACGCCAACTGCCAGACCTTGGTATCGGTGACGTTGGCCTCGGGAGAAGTTCCGGTCATGCTGGGTTTGCGGCTGTTCCTGCCGGAAAGCTGGACCAGCGACACTGCACGGATGGCCAAGGCGGCTGTGCCCGAAGCATTTCGGGCCTATCGCACAAAGCCTGACATCGCGATTGAGGAGATCGACCGCATCATCGCTGCCGGCGTGCGCTTTGGCTGCGTCCTGGCCGATGCCGGTTATGGCCTGTCCGCACCGTTCCGGCAGGCGCTCAGCGCACGGGGCCTCTGCTGGGCGGTCGGCATCCCCCGCCACCAGAAGGTCTATCCCTCAGACGTGCAGTTGATCTTCCCGGTGGCGGGACGTGGACGACCGCGTGTCCGGCACGTACCCGACGTCAAATCCCTGGCCGCCCATACCATGCTGGAGGAGGCGAAGTGGCGGAAGATCAGTTGGCGCCGCGGAACCAAAGGCCGTCTGAGCGCCCGCTTCGCTGTCATGCGCGTGCGGATCGCTGATGGCGCGCCACAGCGGATCGGTGCTGCTGGCGCACAGCACATGCCAGGCGAAGAGGCTTGGCTGGTGGGCGAGCATCGCTCCAGCGGCGAGCGAAAATACTATCTTTCCAACCTTCCCGCCGACACGCCAGCCAAAGATGTCGCCGGCGCCATCAAGGCGCGCTGGGTCTGCGAACAGGCGCATCAGCAACTCAAGGAAGAACTTGGTCTCGACCATTTCGAGGGCCGCTCGTGGACCGGGCTGCATCGCCATGCGCTCATGACAATGATCGCCTATGCCTTCCTGCAAACACGAAGGCTCGCTCAGACGGGGCGGAAAAAAAAGAGTCTCCGGTCCGCCCCCTCAGCCGAGCCTACCGGCTGTACGCCAAGCTATCCTTGA